Proteins encoded by one window of Gambusia affinis linkage group LG17, SWU_Gaff_1.0, whole genome shotgun sequence:
- the lrrtm4l1 gene encoding leucine rich repeat transmembrane neuronal 4 like 1 gives MGPLLCDGRLTCFLFPLLLLLRAPLLFSFGERTCPNSCRCEGKTIHCDSSGFLEVPENISVGCQGLSLRYNELHALLPYQFAHLGQLLWIYLDHNQISVVDSRAFQGVRRLKELILSSNRIASLHNSTFHGVPNLRSLDLSYNKLEILQPGQFHGLRKLQNLHLRSNGLSNIPIRAFLECRSLEFLDLGYNRIKALTRTTFLGLQRLMELHLEHNQFSRINFFLFPRLANLRSLYLQWNRIRVVNQGLPWTWYTLQKLDLSGNEIQTLDPAVFHCLPNLQVLNLESNKLSNVSQEAVTAWISLTTISLAGNIWDCGAGICPLVAWLRNFRGSKDTTMICSSPKHLQGEKIMEVTRNHGICEENDYFMTETPSPMPELISDATAEPNFAPTSGSPTTPPTSTFGPLPPFRLRPIPHPTYPGHMSKDTRNTAIRTRPTLISPPAMEHMALHKVVVGSVALFFTMSLVLTIIYVLWRRYPGATRLLQQRSVVGRKRRKKSPEPEQNLSSQLQEYYMSYNPAATPEALEVLGNGTGSCTCTISGSRECENEYTCPRPLPAAWLGDVPTIH, from the coding sequence GTCCGCTGCTGTGTGATGGAAGGCTGACTTGCTTTCTTTTCCCTCTGCTCCTGCTCCTGCGAGCTCCCTTGTTGTTCAGCTTTGGTGAGCGCACGTGCCCCAACAGCTGCCGCTGCGAGGGGAAGACGATCCACTGCGACTCCTCTGGGTTTTTAGAAGTCCCAGAAAACATCTCAGTAGGCTGCCAGGGTCTCTCCCTGCGCTACAATGAACTACATGCCCTGCTACCTTACCAATTTGCTCACCTGGGACAGCTCCTTTGGATATACCTGGACCATAATCAAATTTCAGTCGTCGACAGTCGAGCGTTCCAGGGAGTTCGAAGGCTTAAAGAGTTGATACTGAGCTCCAACCGGATCGCGTCTCTACATAACTCGACCTTCCATGGCGTCCCCAACCTTCGTAGCCTTGACTTGTCCTACAACAAACTGGAAATCCTGCAGCCGGGTCAATTCCATGGCTTACGAAAACTACAAAACCTTCACCTGCGCTCAAACGGTCTCTCCAACATCCCGATTCGAGCGTTTTTGGAGTGCAGAAGTTTGGAATTTCTGGATTTGGGCTACAATCGAATCAAGGCTCTCACTCGCACCACCTTCTTGGGATTGCAAAGGCTGATGGAGTTGCATCTAGAGCACAACCAGTTCTCCAGgatcaatttttttctgttcccaCGCTTAGCCAATCTGAGATCCCTCTATTTGCAGTGGAATCGCATCAGAGTGGTCAACCAGGGCCTTCCCTGGACTTGGTACACACTGCAGAAACTGGATCTGTCCGGGAATGAAATTCAGACGCTGGACCCGGCTGTTTTCCACTGCTTACCCAACCTTCAAGTCCTGAACTTGGAATCCAACAAATTGTCCAACGTGTCCCAAGAGGCTGTGACGGCCTGGATCTCACTGACCACTATTAGTCTGGCTGGCAACATATGGGACTGTGGAGCGGGCATTTGCCCCCTTGTTGCCTGGTTGAGAAATTTCCGGGGCAGTAAAGACACCACCATGATCTGCAGCAGCCCCAAGCATCTCCAGGGAGAGAAAATCATGGAGGTCACACGGAACCACGGCATTTGCGAGGAGAATGATTACTTTATGACTGAAACGCCATCACCGATGCCGGAGCTAATCTCTGATGCCACGGCTGAACCAAACTTTGCCCCCACCAGCGGTTCGCCAACGACCCCACCAACCAGCACCTTTGGTCCCCTCCCGCCCTTCAGACTTCGACCAATTCCTCATCCAACCTATCCAGGCCACATGAGCAAAGACACCAGAAACACAGCGATTCGCACTCGGCCCACCCTCATATCGCCCCCGGCGATGGAGCACATGGCGCTGCACAAAGTGGTGGTGGGCAGCGTGGCGCTCTTCTTCACCATGTCTCTCGTCTTGACCATTATCTACGTGCTGTGGCGGCGTTACCCGGGCGCTACGCGGTTGCTGCAGCAGCGGTCAGTGGTGGGACGGAAGCGGCGCAAAAAGAGCCCAGAGCCCGAGCAAAACCTCAGCTCCCAACTCCAAGAGTATTACATGAGTTACAACCCCGCTGCCACACCAGAGGCACTGGAGGTGCTTGGCAACGGCACTGGTTCCTGCACTTGCACAATTTCTGGCTCCAGGGAGTGTGAG